GACCATCATCAGGGTCCCGAAAAGCATGAGCACGGCCCGCCAGTCCGCCACACGCAGCACGGTCTCGGCCAGCAGCGGGGTGAGGATGAAGCTCAGGTTGGGCGCCACCTCGTGGATGGCCATGGCCCGGCCGTAATGCTGCGGATCAATCAGGGAGGTGAGCGTGGCCAGCCCGGACGGCAAGTACCAGCCCCCGAACACGCCGAAGAGCAGCAGCCCGGCGAAGAGCAGCCACTCGTCATGGCACAGGCCCGTGAGGAGCATCACCAGACCCATGCAAAAGGTGGAGACGCAGACCATGGTCCGGTGTCGCATGTGACAGGCCACGGCGCCGGAAAAGAACAGCGAGACACTGTAGCCCACGGAAAAAATCAGCAGCATGCGTGCGGCTTCCGCATGGCTGAAGCCCATGTCCGCCTCAATGGCCGGAAACAGGGGCGGGAAGATGACGCGCGCGCCGAAGTTCAAAAAAAACATGCCGGCCACGGCCGTGAGCCAGGGCAGGGCAGGGCGCAGATCGGACGTTGGGAAGGTGATGGACATGTGGCAACCTGGAGCATCCGTGCTCCCGCGAGTGGGAGCGACAATCCAAAGCCGTTCAGCCTAGCTGAATCCCGCGAGAAAGCAACGACAATCTGCGCGGCCTTCCTGCGCGGTGCAGGGACGTGGCCGGCACTCAGCGTTCAGGGGTGGCACAGGCAGGGGCATGCCGCACGAACAACAGCGCGCCGATGGCGGCCGTGAAGGGCGCCACCGTGACCAGCCCGAAGCTGCCCACCAGGGTCTTGAGCACCTCGGCGGAGACGTAGAGCAGGTTGAACTGGTTGGTCAGCGGCACGCCCTGGGCCATGAAGGCCATGAGCAGGGTGATGTAGCCGCCGGAATAGGCCAGCAGCAGGGTGGTGGTCATGGTTCCCACCACGGCCCGGCCCACATTGAGCCCCGAGCGCAGGGCCTCCCGCCGGGTGATGTCCGGCTTGCTGCAGACCACTTCATCCATGGCCGCAGCCACGTCCATGGACAGATCCATCACTGCGCCCGAGGCGGCGATGAAGACCGATCCCACAAAGAGCTTCACCAGATCCAGATGCCCGAAGCCGGAGTACAACATGGTTTCCGCAAACGGCAGCACCGCCCCATGCACCCGGAACTGCAGCGTGAAGTAATAGGCCAGCGCCGCGCTGCACAGGATGCCCAGCAGGGAACCGAGCAGGGCCACCAGCGCCTTGCGGGTGAGGCCGGCCACCAGCGTGATGATGGAGATGGTCAGGAAGGTGACCACGGCGATGGAAAGCCAGAACGGGTCCCAGCCAGCCAGCAGTCTGGGCACCAGCACCTTCCAGAGCATCAGGGCCGTGAGCACAAAGGACAGCAGCGCCTTGAGGCCGGTCCAGCGGCCATAGGCGAGCAGCAGCACCGCAAAGAGCCCCAGGAGCAGGAATTCCAGCCCCAGGCGATAATGGTCCTGCGGGTTGACGAAGATGACTTCACCCTCGCCATTGATGGTCAGCACCAGCAAGGCAGTGTCTCCGGGCTGGTAGAGCTTGTCCAGATCCATGCGGCCCTGCAAAATATTCTGGGCCCGGAACTGCTGCCCCTTGAAGCGGCCCTCCAGGGCCTCCACGATGACGAGCTGCTCGCCCTGACGCAGAATGCCGAAGCGTTGCACATGGGTGTCGTCCACGTGGATGATGCGGCCACGGATGCGCTCGGCATCCCCGCCCTGGCTGCGTTCCTCGAAGCCGGTGGGGAGGAACAGCAACGCGGTGCAGACAAGGACAAAAAATGCGACCACCAGGGCATCGCGGCGAATGCTGCAGGGGGCAGAGGGAATCATGATGGGAGGCTCCGCAAGACAAGGCCGGGCGGCAAGGCATGTGGCCTCGCCGCCCGGCATGAGGGTGCAACAGAGGAATGGGTACTACTGTACTACTTGGCGGCCACGGCGGCAGGCACGGCCACGGGGGCAGCAGCAGCGGATTCCATGATCACGGGCTTGCCGGGCTCGCCCATCACTTCCATGGTCCGCAGGGCAATGTCGGCCAGGTGGTAGGAGCCGGTGAACTTGTCGGCGCCGGCGCCCATGGCGGACACGGAGATGGGCACGCCGGTGTGGGAGAAGGAGGTCCAGGACAGGCCGGCCTTCTGGTTCAGCACGTGGGTGATGGCCACGCCC
This sequence is a window from Megalodesulfovibrio gigas DSM 1382 = ATCC 19364. Protein-coding genes within it:
- a CDS encoding YibE/F family protein, which produces MIPSAPCSIRRDALVVAFFVLVCTALLFLPTGFEERSQGGDAERIRGRIIHVDDTHVQRFGILRQGEQLVIVEALEGRFKGQQFRAQNILQGRMDLDKLYQPGDTALLVLTINGEGEVIFVNPQDHYRLGLEFLLLGLFAVLLLAYGRWTGLKALLSFVLTALMLWKVLVPRLLAGWDPFWLSIAVVTFLTISIITLVAGLTRKALVALLGSLLGILCSAALAYYFTLQFRVHGAVLPFAETMLYSGFGHLDLVKLFVGSVFIAASGAVMDLSMDVAAAMDEVVCSKPDITRREALRSGLNVGRAVVGTMTTTLLLAYSGGYITLLMAFMAQGVPLTNQFNLLYVSAEVLKTLVGSFGLVTVAPFTAAIGALLFVRHAPACATPER